Within the Emticicia oligotrophica DSM 17448 genome, the region TCTTGAATACGGTTAATGTAATGACTCATTTTACTTTGGTTTGTTTATTTCTTAAACTTTCTGTCTTACTGAATAGTTTGAATGTGGCCTTAAAAATACTTGATAAAAATAATTAAGTTATTTCTCTGATTAAGTTTATGGTGCTTTAATAAAGAAATGTTTAAAATATTACCTGATTTATTATTAACATTAAACTTGGAAGTTTAATGTTGATTTTCTACTAAATTGAGAAAATATCAAACCTAACCTACTTATGATGATTAAGATTTGTTTCATTATTCATGGAAAAAGCACAAATAAAGTTTCGCTAAGCGGTAAGCTAAAAAAAACTTTCGATGCTAATAATTTTATAGTAAAAATCATAGAAACTGAATATGCCAGCCATGCAATATTGCTAACTGAAAGTGTAGTAAACGAAGGATTTACAATTATTGTTGCTTGTGGTGGAGACGGAACCCTCAATGAAGTTGTCAATGGAGTTATGAACGTAGGGAATGAAAGTGTAAAAGTATGTTTATTGCCCAATGGTTCGGGCAATGATTTTGCTAAAACCATTATTCCAACACAAACCATTGAGTCGTTAAAGGAAGCTATTTTAACAGGAAGTATTAAAAAAATTGATGTAGGATTGGCGACCTTTAAAGATAAAAATGGTCAGCAAGCAAGCCGCTATTACATCAATATTACCGATGTTGGCATTGGAGGTGTAATTGCCAAAGAGCTTTTTTATGCAAGTAGGTTTTTTGGTGCAACTTTAACTTATCAGTATTTTATTCTTAAAAACTTTATCACTTACAGACCTCAAAATATCATTGTTAAAGGCGATGATTTTGTGTATGAAAGTAAAGTTATGAATTTTTGTGCCGCTAATGGAAAGTTTTTTGGGAGTGGACTTGGTATTGCCCCCGAAGCAAAAGTAGATGATGGCTTGATTGAAGCAGTTGCAATTGGAGATGTGAATTTGATTGATTATTTTTTGAATTTCCCTAAGATTAAAAGATGTGAACGTTTGACACATAAAGCAGTCAAATATTTTAAATCAAAATCTTTAAGTTTTGAGTCAGAAAGTGCAAATACTCCTATTGATATGGATGGAGAATTCGTTGGTTATCTACCGATGAGTATTACCGTGAAACATAAAAGTATAAATTTTATCGTCTGAAAATGATTACTGAACAACGTGTTCGAGCATTGGCTTTATCGTTTGAAAATGCCGAAGAATTACCACATTTCGAAAAGAT harbors:
- a CDS encoding diacylglycerol/lipid kinase family protein, with protein sequence MMIKICFIIHGKSTNKVSLSGKLKKTFDANNFIVKIIETEYASHAILLTESVVNEGFTIIVACGGDGTLNEVVNGVMNVGNESVKVCLLPNGSGNDFAKTIIPTQTIESLKEAILTGSIKKIDVGLATFKDKNGQQASRYYINITDVGIGGVIAKELFYASRFFGATLTYQYFILKNFITYRPQNIIVKGDDFVYESKVMNFCAANGKFFGSGLGIAPEAKVDDGLIEAVAIGDVNLIDYFLNFPKIKRCERLTHKAVKYFKSKSLSFESESANTPIDMDGEFVGYLPMSITVKHKSINFIV